A stretch of Desulfotalea psychrophila LSv54 DNA encodes these proteins:
- a CDS encoding N-acetyltransferase: MIRNATMADVPHIHSLLNDFAERGVLLGRSISSLYDKIRDFVVYEEDGEVVGVCALQISWENLAEIRSLAVVDGAQGRGIGRQLVETCLAEARAFKITKIFTLTYQDAFFRRLGFYDIDKKDLPHKIWSDCLHCPKFPNCDENALAFDQVLTEG, encoded by the coding sequence ATGATACGTAATGCCACAATGGCAGATGTGCCACATATTCATAGTTTGTTAAATGATTTTGCTGAACGAGGGGTACTTCTTGGCCGGTCGATTAGCTCTCTTTATGATAAAATACGTGATTTTGTTGTTTACGAGGAGGATGGAGAGGTGGTCGGCGTTTGTGCCCTGCAGATTTCCTGGGAAAATTTAGCCGAGATCAGATCGCTTGCCGTGGTAGATGGGGCGCAGGGTAGAGGGATTGGGCGCCAACTTGTCGAAACCTGTTTGGCTGAGGCCCGTGCCTTTAAGATAACAAAAATTTTCACCCTCACCTATCAAGACGCCTTTTTTCGAAGACTCGGTTTTTACGATATTGATAAAAAAGATCTACCCCATAAGATATGGAGTGATTGTCTGCACTGTCCTAAATTTCCAAATTGTGATGAAAATGCTTTGGCATTTGACCAGGTGCTAACAGAAGGATAG
- a CDS encoding MFS transporter, which translates to MNSSWRTQLPIFALIASAMSNIYIAQPILPLLQEEFQVSIILASMTVSAVVLGLATASLPLSFFAEKIDLKKIILTGGCGIACTGFICSLTHNFWLFIAARALQGFFVPFISTCLATYLAQTTPIKNLKVVMGIYISATVVGGMSGRLICGWIYAPHWRYAFLTMALLTLFLSAFVYRKLPRCSPKKAETSVPLISLLNRWDLIRIYLCASVVFAIFSASFTYFPYRLTHAPFALSTQKMTSLYLFYSMGIIMGPISGQISTRIGAGRTIVIGSVILGMSLLLTLSNNLMITAAGILLLCTGFFTIHSVAVGLLNYKLSRGQGYGNALYVLFYYLGGWIGITSFGFIYQAVWLGGTDIHCPERSTYPTLNRPIRG; encoded by the coding sequence ATGAATTCTTCCTGGCGAACCCAGCTCCCCATCTTTGCCCTTATCGCAAGTGCAATGTCAAATATCTATATTGCTCAACCAATACTGCCTCTGCTCCAAGAGGAATTTCAGGTCAGCATTATCCTGGCCTCCATGACCGTCTCAGCCGTGGTCCTTGGCCTGGCCACAGCCAGTCTTCCCCTCAGCTTTTTCGCCGAAAAGATCGATCTTAAAAAGATCATTCTCACAGGTGGCTGCGGCATTGCCTGCACCGGTTTCATCTGCAGTCTCACCCATAATTTTTGGCTCTTCATTGCCGCTCGCGCCCTGCAGGGATTTTTCGTCCCCTTTATATCCACCTGCCTTGCCACCTATCTTGCCCAGACAACTCCCATCAAGAACCTCAAGGTTGTAATGGGCATCTATATCTCAGCGACGGTGGTGGGAGGAATGAGCGGCCGTCTTATCTGTGGTTGGATATACGCACCACACTGGCGCTATGCCTTTCTGACAATGGCCCTCCTTACCCTCTTCCTCTCGGCCTTTGTATATAGGAAACTTCCACGGTGCTCCCCCAAAAAAGCGGAAACCTCCGTCCCCTTGATCTCTCTTCTCAATCGATGGGACCTGATACGTATATATCTCTGCGCCAGCGTGGTCTTTGCCATATTCTCGGCATCCTTTACCTATTTTCCCTATAGGCTCACCCATGCCCCCTTTGCCCTCTCAACCCAGAAGATGACCTCTCTCTACCTCTTCTATAGCATGGGCATTATCATGGGCCCTATCTCAGGACAGATAAGCACCCGCATCGGGGCCGGAAGAACCATTGTTATTGGCAGTGTAATTTTAGGCATGAGTCTCCTCCTTACCCTCAGCAATAACCTCATGATAACGGCCGCCGGTATCCTCCTGCTCTGCACAGGTTTTTTTACCATCCACTCCGTTGCCGTGGGACTGTTAAACTATAAGCTCAGCCGTGGCCAGGGATATGGCAACGCCCTCTATGTACTCTTTTATTATCTGGGCGGTTGGATCGGTATTACCAGCTTTGGCTTTATCTATCAGGCAGTATGGCTGGGAGGCACTGATATACATTGCCCTGAGCGCAGTACTTATCCCACTCTTAACAGGCCTATACGAGGTTAA
- the secA gene encoding preprotein translocase subunit SecA, whose protein sequence is MIGKMLTKVFGSKNDRVLKQIRPLVTRINDLESTIKPLGDAALVAKTVEFKERIAKGESLKDLLPESFAVMREAASRVLGERHYDVQLVGGIILHKGRIAEMKTGEGKTLTSTLPVYLNGLSGKGVHVVTVNDYLAARDAEWMGQVYDFLGMSWDKIIHGMDDVERRAAYAADITYGTNNEFGFDYLRDNMKFELDDFCQRGFNFAIVDEVDSILIDEARTPLIISGPAEMSTELYDNINSIMYNFKVEEHYTVDEKARTVSLTDDGIGLGEELLDLENLCDPSSIEQLHHLNQALKAHVLFQRDVDYIVNDGQVVIVDEFTGRTMEGRRYSDGLHQALEAKENVKVEQENQTLAAITFQNYFRMYDKLAGMTGTADTEAAEFKKIYDLDVVLMPTNQPMVRDDYADVIFKNEDAKYRAVVREIAEMHEKGRPVLVGTISIDVSEKIADMLTKAKVPHEVLNAKQHAREAEIITAAGQVGRVTIATNMAGRGTDIKLGEGVRELGGLHIVATSRHESRRIDNQLRGRAGRQGDPGSSRFYLSLEDDLLRIFGSGRVSGIMDKLGMEEDEPIEHGMISRAIENAQRKVEGHNFDIRKHLLEYDDVMNKQREIVYQQRYEVLAGADVSAEIQEMVNDIVRNLASEFSDERLDSLDWDWAGCLERLQEAFSVQPEWSEETRTDIKFEELRDLIAGVVAQKYREQEEENGADTQRQLEKILLLQVVDGLWKDHLLSMDYLKEGIGLRGYGQKNPLNEYKREAFQLFGHLMETVKSQVVSSLMRVRVVHENDVDRMEEERRRRHEEEMQRIQALVPAGNADEEHQQPAHVDKIGRNTPCPCGSGKKYKKCCGKLS, encoded by the coding sequence ATGATTGGAAAGATGCTCACCAAGGTTTTTGGTAGTAAAAATGATCGAGTTCTTAAGCAGATACGTCCATTAGTAACTCGAATAAATGATTTAGAGAGCACGATTAAGCCCTTAGGTGATGCAGCGCTTGTGGCCAAGACTGTTGAGTTTAAAGAGCGTATAGCAAAGGGTGAGTCTCTGAAAGATTTGTTGCCAGAATCCTTTGCTGTTATGCGTGAGGCTGCCAGTCGGGTGCTTGGTGAACGTCATTATGATGTTCAGTTGGTAGGTGGCATTATTCTTCATAAGGGTAGAATTGCCGAGATGAAAACGGGTGAGGGTAAGACCCTGACCTCAACTCTTCCTGTCTATCTTAATGGTCTATCAGGTAAGGGTGTTCATGTTGTTACCGTAAATGACTATCTTGCGGCCCGTGATGCCGAGTGGATGGGGCAGGTTTATGATTTTCTTGGCATGAGTTGGGATAAGATTATCCATGGCATGGATGATGTAGAGCGTCGTGCCGCCTATGCTGCAGATATTACCTATGGTACCAATAATGAGTTTGGCTTTGATTATCTTCGGGATAATATGAAGTTTGAGCTGGATGATTTTTGTCAGCGTGGATTTAACTTTGCCATAGTCGATGAGGTGGATTCCATTCTTATTGATGAGGCCAGAACGCCACTGATTATCTCTGGCCCTGCAGAAATGTCCACTGAGCTCTATGATAATATCAACAGTATTATGTATAACTTCAAGGTAGAGGAACATTATACCGTTGATGAAAAGGCTCGGACGGTCTCTCTTACCGATGATGGTATAGGACTTGGTGAAGAACTTTTAGATCTTGAAAACCTCTGTGATCCAAGCAGTATAGAACAGCTTCATCATCTTAACCAGGCGCTTAAGGCCCATGTCCTCTTTCAACGTGATGTCGACTATATCGTTAATGATGGCCAGGTGGTTATCGTTGATGAATTTACTGGCCGAACCATGGAGGGGCGTCGTTATAGTGATGGCCTGCATCAGGCCCTGGAGGCAAAGGAAAATGTAAAGGTTGAACAGGAAAATCAAACTCTTGCTGCCATTACCTTTCAAAATTATTTTCGTATGTATGATAAACTTGCGGGAATGACGGGTACTGCCGATACCGAAGCCGCCGAGTTTAAGAAGATCTATGATCTTGATGTGGTTCTGATGCCCACCAATCAGCCCATGGTTCGTGATGATTATGCCGATGTTATTTTTAAAAACGAAGATGCGAAATATCGTGCTGTCGTTAGAGAAATAGCTGAAATGCATGAGAAGGGCCGTCCTGTTCTGGTTGGTACCATCTCTATTGATGTCTCAGAAAAAATTGCCGATATGCTGACCAAGGCTAAGGTTCCCCATGAGGTGCTTAATGCCAAGCAGCATGCCCGTGAAGCAGAAATTATTACTGCTGCAGGTCAGGTTGGCAGGGTAACCATTGCCACCAATATGGCAGGTCGTGGTACTGATATTAAGTTAGGTGAAGGGGTTCGGGAGCTTGGTGGCTTGCATATTGTTGCTACCTCTCGTCATGAATCCCGTCGTATTGATAACCAGCTACGTGGTCGTGCCGGTCGTCAGGGTGATCCCGGCTCTTCCCGTTTTTATCTCTCCCTTGAAGATGATCTCTTGCGTATCTTTGGCTCAGGCCGTGTCTCCGGTATAATGGATAAGCTTGGCATGGAGGAGGATGAACCCATTGAGCATGGTATGATTTCCCGGGCAATTGAAAATGCCCAACGTAAGGTGGAAGGTCACAATTTTGATATTCGTAAACATCTGCTTGAGTACGATGATGTTATGAATAAACAGCGTGAAATTGTTTATCAACAGCGCTATGAGGTGCTTGCTGGCGCGGATGTTTCTGCAGAAATTCAGGAGATGGTAAACGATATTGTTCGTAATCTCGCTTCGGAATTTTCAGATGAACGTCTTGACTCTCTTGACTGGGATTGGGCTGGGTGCCTGGAGCGTCTTCAGGAAGCATTTTCTGTACAACCGGAGTGGAGTGAAGAGACTCGTACCGATATTAAGTTTGAAGAGCTCAGGGACCTCATTGCTGGTGTTGTTGCCCAAAAATACCGGGAACAGGAAGAAGAAAATGGGGCAGATACTCAGCGCCAACTAGAGAAGATTCTTCTCCTTCAGGTTGTGGATGGTCTTTGGAAGGATCATTTGCTCTCCATGGATTATCTGAAAGAGGGTATTGGACTTCGTGGTTATGGACAGAAAAATCCGCTTAACGAGTATAAGCGCGAGGCCTTCCAACTTTTTGGCCATCTGATGGAGACTGTTAAGAGTCAGGTTGTTTCTAGTCTGATGCGAGTGCGTGTTGTTCATGAGAACGATGTTGACCGTATGGAAGAGGAGCGTCGTCGTCGCCATGAAGAGGAGATGCAGAGAATACAGGCTCTTGTACCAGCCGGTAATGCGGATGAAGAGCATCAGCAACCGGCTCATGTGGATAAGATTGGCAGAAATACTCCCTGTCCCTGTGGCTCAGGTAAGAAATATAAGAAGTGCTGTGGTAAATTAAGCTAG
- a CDS encoding anaerobic C4-dicarboxylate transporter, whose translation MLYMQFLFLLVMLYTGSRYGGIGLGVVSGIGLTIEVFIFKMPPTSPPITVMLIILAVVTCASILEAAGGLKYMLQIAEKFLRAHPTRITLFGPLVTYIMTIMLGTGHAVYSVMPIIGDVALKNNIRPERPMATASVASQLGITASPISAAVVYYLSQLSGGSEHITLLSILAITVPGTFIGLLAMVAVTWRRGKNLADDKGFQKRMEDPAFRERVETTTATSLDETLPTSARNAVLLFLLALVVIVIIAMIPEIRTLQPGTKPLSMSVIIQMMMLAFGGIILIATGTKASKVPEGVVFKSGMVAAIAIFGIAWMSDTYFHYAMPSFKEGITQMVQTLPWTFALAMFAVSVVVNSQAATCRMMLPVGIGLGLSPALLIAILPASYGYFFIPNYPSDIATISFDTSGTTKIGKFYFNHSFMLPGLVAVPTACLTGYLISMVII comes from the coding sequence ATGCTCTATATGCAATTTTTGTTTTTATTAGTGATGCTCTACACCGGTAGCAGGTACGGGGGAATAGGCCTCGGGGTAGTCTCCGGCATAGGTCTCACCATCGAAGTATTTATCTTTAAGATGCCGCCGACGAGCCCGCCAATCACGGTTATGCTGATCATACTTGCTGTTGTTACCTGCGCCTCTATCCTGGAGGCGGCCGGTGGTTTAAAATATATGCTCCAGATAGCAGAGAAATTCCTCCGGGCTCACCCAACGAGAATCACCCTATTTGGCCCCCTTGTCACCTACATCATGACGATCATGCTGGGAACAGGTCACGCCGTATACTCCGTAATGCCCATTATTGGCGATGTCGCCCTAAAAAATAATATCAGACCAGAAAGACCCATGGCCACGGCCTCGGTTGCCTCTCAACTGGGCATCACAGCAAGCCCCATCTCGGCGGCCGTTGTCTACTATCTCTCTCAACTTAGCGGAGGATCCGAACATATCACCCTGCTCAGCATCCTGGCCATTACGGTACCGGGCACCTTTATCGGCCTGCTGGCCATGGTGGCGGTAACCTGGAGACGAGGAAAAAACCTGGCTGATGACAAAGGATTTCAAAAGAGAATGGAGGATCCTGCCTTTCGTGAAAGAGTTGAGACGACCACGGCAACATCCCTTGATGAGACGCTTCCCACCTCTGCCAGAAATGCCGTTTTGCTCTTTCTCCTCGCCCTCGTTGTCATTGTTATCATTGCCATGATTCCCGAGATACGCACCCTGCAGCCGGGGACAAAGCCCCTCAGTATGTCAGTTATTATTCAAATGATGATGCTGGCCTTTGGCGGTATCATCCTTATTGCCACGGGAACCAAGGCCTCAAAGGTGCCCGAAGGAGTCGTCTTTAAATCCGGTATGGTGGCAGCGATTGCTATTTTTGGTATTGCCTGGATGAGTGACACCTATTTTCACTATGCCATGCCCAGCTTTAAGGAGGGCATCACCCAGATGGTACAGACCCTGCCATGGACCTTTGCCCTGGCCATGTTTGCCGTCTCCGTGGTAGTTAACAGCCAGGCCGCCACCTGCAGAATGATGCTCCCCGTTGGCATCGGTCTGGGACTCTCTCCTGCCCTGCTTATAGCCATCCTCCCGGCATCCTATGGCTATTTCTTTATCCCGAACTACCCATCTGATATTGCGACCATAAGCTTTGATACCTCGGGCACCACCAAGATTGGCAAGTTCTACTTTAACCACAGCTTTATGCTGCCAGGTCTTGTGGCTGTACCAACCGCCTGCCTTACCGGTTACCTCATCTCTATGGTAATCATCTAG
- a CDS encoding PaaI family thioesterase translates to MKKEAVIQSPGSHDGCVVCGRNNPFSLGLQFYSTGAEGVEGSFVGGPHLQGYAGILHGGVISAVLDSAMVHCLLQRNIKAVTADLRVRFLHSIPCSSQVTIRAWLTCAVSTLYEVKAEAWVDGRRMAKAQAKFMQSEDVE, encoded by the coding sequence GTGAAGAAAGAGGCTGTTATTCAAAGTCCCGGTAGTCATGATGGTTGTGTTGTCTGTGGTAGGAACAATCCATTTTCTCTTGGCCTGCAATTTTATTCTACTGGTGCCGAGGGGGTTGAGGGCAGTTTTGTCGGAGGTCCTCACCTCCAGGGTTACGCGGGAATTTTGCATGGAGGCGTTATCTCTGCGGTTCTTGATTCCGCCATGGTTCATTGTCTATTGCAGAGGAATATTAAGGCTGTGACTGCTGATCTGCGGGTACGATTTCTTCACTCAATACCCTGTAGCAGCCAGGTCACCATCAGGGCATGGTTGACATGTGCTGTTTCTACCCTCTATGAGGTGAAGGCCGAGGCCTGGGTAGATGGTCGGAGAATGGCTAAAGCGCAGGCAAAATTTATGCAGAGTGAGGATGTTGAATGA
- a CDS encoding MBL fold metallo-hydrolase → MKTLRFTIVVDNRAAEGLIAEHGYALHIETSAGNLLLDTGNKLAFVANAEALGVNLQEVSALVLSHGHYDHTGGIADILQQNKDVEIYLHAGVFQPRYSLHGEDASIVKMPLAAMQAVMHHADEKVNWLTQPVSLQDRVGLTGPIPRECSFEDTGGSFYLDPAGKVIDTIEDDNALWFHGPEGLVICLGCCHAGIINTLNYIMDYSGERKIDTVIGGLHLLHADESRLTKTAEALNGLDLKRIVACHCSGDEAVQYLADHLSCEVVAGYAGMQFNI, encoded by the coding sequence ATGAAAACGTTACGTTTTACCATTGTGGTGGATAACAGGGCGGCTGAGGGATTGATTGCAGAACATGGTTATGCCCTGCATATAGAGACTTCTGCTGGTAATTTGCTTTTGGATACCGGTAACAAGCTTGCCTTTGTCGCTAATGCAGAGGCCTTGGGGGTGAATTTGCAGGAGGTTTCTGCCCTGGTGCTTAGTCATGGACATTATGATCATACCGGCGGAATTGCAGATATTCTGCAACAGAATAAAGATGTGGAAATTTATCTGCATGCAGGTGTTTTTCAACCACGCTATAGCCTCCACGGTGAGGATGCTTCAATTGTTAAAATGCCTCTTGCTGCCATGCAGGCGGTGATGCACCATGCCGATGAAAAGGTGAACTGGTTAACTCAGCCTGTTTCCTTGCAGGATCGTGTGGGCTTGACGGGGCCTATTCCCAGAGAGTGTTCTTTTGAAGATACAGGTGGAAGTTTTTATCTTGATCCGGCGGGTAAGGTAATTGATACCATTGAGGATGATAATGCCCTGTGGTTTCATGGTCCGGAGGGGCTGGTCATCTGTCTTGGCTGTTGTCATGCCGGTATTATCAATACTCTGAACTATATTATGGATTATAGCGGGGAGAGAAAAATTGATACGGTAATAGGAGGTCTGCATCTTCTCCATGCCGATGAGAGCAGGCTTACAAAAACAGCTGAGGCTCTCAATGGTCTTGACCTCAAGAGGATTGTGGCATGTCACTGTAGTGGGGATGAGGCTGTGCAGTATTTGGCAGATCATTTGAGCTGCGAAGTTGTCGCTGGCTATGCGGGGATGCAATTTAATATCTAG